The region CACATTTTCTCGTGCCAAACACACTAGGTTGCACGTCTTGCTTATACTTCCTATATTTCCCACTCCTTTCACAGCCTAACACAACGAATGTCTTTCTTCCAGGTTCACCAGTTGCTGTGTCAGATCTTATGATGACGACCACAAATCCAAGCTGAAATGCAATCTTTTGAACCTAATCAATCATATCGTCGCGTGATGAGAATGTTTGATCAGTAGAAAATATATCTGTGTAATCACCCTCACCGACTTCAtttataaaggaagaaaattctGACATAAAATCAGAATTCATTTGAGAATCCAAAAATGGATAGCTATCCATCTTATATAGTTAAATAGAACCtacattgaaaattaaaattataaaatttaacaaataacaaataaaaaataaaaaaaaacttttaaaactaCAAAGAATTTGTTTAACCTAATAtcaaaaacttttcaaatttaaaatcaaactaCAAAGAATTTGTTTAACCTAATATcaaaagtttaatcaaatactAAACTTATTAatcctaatatttatatatcgataatataaatattaaatataaatattttaatattaatatattctaaaataaaactaaaatacactattaaaatattacttccAGCATGGAGGTCACTAACTATCTAAAGAGAGTCAAAAATTCATACTCTTTAACTATTAAATTGCATTACTGAATTTAACAGCATTATGACAAATGCCTTAAAGGAAGGTAAATAGTACTAATGGAAAGCATGGGCATAGATTACATGTGGGATAAACTTAAAGATTTTCCTATGAAATTAATCCATAAAAATAGGttcattgatataaaaaaaagagcCTCTCTTTATATGGTACCAGTCACATACATGGAATTTGAATGATAAGAAATTTTACGGTTGCTGATTTCATGTATATTACACTAGTACCTCACCTAAGTCATTCACAAGCTCATGTTGCAAGTTTTGTAATCTAGTTTCGTTCAATGAGAAGCTCTATCTTTGACTTGTTTAACACCACCCCTGGTATCATATATGTAACATAAGTAAGCATAGGTACGACCATCACAATCCCATTTAACACAAGATCGACAAACTTCCACCGCTTCTAAAGCACATTCAGTCCAGTTTAATGAACCATAACCCGTTCTATATGCCAAAGCTCCAATAAACTAACCCAAAAACTACACCAGAATCCACCCTCTCCCACACTGAAAACAACTCCTAACTTAAACTAGCCTACATTGCTCCATGgaagaaaactaaaacttaAAACTAACGTAACTAATACATAATACATGAAACAACTAATACCTAATAAATTAAACAGATAAAATCGAAAACTTGTAAACAAAATCAAGTAAAAACAAACTTCTATAACAGGTTGCAAAGAAAAACAGAACTCAAACCGCAATTCATACGACGGTTAAGGACAACCGCATCTCGTTCTATGGTTATGTGAAAACCGCAACTCGTTATGCGGCTATGTAAAAATGAATTCTTCAGAACCGCAACTCGAAATGCGGTTGGCATCTGCCGCAACTCGAAATGCGGTTTGCATCTGCCGCAACTCGAAATGTGGCAACTCGAAATGcgacaaaattataaaatgcaCTGACCTGGGAGCTCCTTCTTCCTCTCGTATATGTCCAGAGCCGAACCAGCAGCAAACAACACCACCACCACGATCAATAACAAGCACAATCACCAGTAGAAACACAAAATACTATTTTGTTCTGAATAAAACAGTAACTCGTAACAGCTCAAATGCTCCGTACAACTCAAATGTGAATCAGGAAGGGGGTAAGGGGGTGTAGGGTTTATACTGATGAGACAAGAATTAGGGTTGTTGGCAGTTAGGAGTTagaatatcatttattattcattaattatgtttGACTTTATTAAATGACAGAAGggtaaaaaagtaattttggaggtgcagggagaagagggggaggtgcagggaggaaCACTCTTTCACTTGGTGTTAAACTGTTAAGGTTGTCAGATTTATACTATAAAAACAAGTGTTGGAGAATTAAGAATGTCAGAAAGTTGGGAAAAAGAAGTGAATTCGCTGCTACATGTAGCTGTATATTGTCTTTCAGAGTGTTCAAGGATACAGTATTCAGAATCCAAGTGTGAATTTAAGTCCTAGATATGATACaaataagaaagtaaagtaatatataaaaataaaatatccgttaatttactgttttaaagttttaggtataaataatatcaattctTTATATGGTTAAATTATGATGTTATTGCTATTTTTGTAACTCACAGATAAATTCTTTTTCGATAAactcaacaatatacattaatataaagatgaaagactcGTTAactcgataaaaaaaaatataccctGCACCTCACAAAGCATCCCCAACAAAGTAATGCCAATGAATTAAATTTTGCATAAATAATCCAAATGATAGATATGTACCTGTATGAGCATTACGAAGATatctgaaatattttctttttcatccgATAACAGCCCCAACATGCTTTTGACAACACACGTTCTGATAGCCTATAAGCAAAAtgaatcataatcatattaaACGAGGCATTAGTTGTTGGAAGTTAGAAGCTATCATTATTGGGCAATGAGTATAGCCATATTTGTATGCAATTATTGTAGACcatgtcaatttttttatctcaacTTTATATTGCAGTATTTATTGTGAAAATTAGGGGAATAAATGGGAATCCTCCTTGCCGACAATATTTTCAGCACTGTGTCTAAATCAATTTAAGAACTTttagaaaaagtatatattaaaagttaatttaacgtgatttataaaaatttatatttatattaaataaaccactgctaataaaaacaataaatatgattaaattgttatataattattataataaaaagtaattattagaatatctaaagtatatttttctttatgcatTGTTTGAACTAGACTATTATTATTATGCAATCAGTTGTTACAGGttagaaaacatattttgtgGAAGGCTTGTTACTAGAATATTGAAATTCTGTTCTAGTTGGTAATAACTCTTTCATTCACTTAgattattacaatttattatatatttttagattaattaaattttaagtatttcaTAGATTTTCAATTGAATTGCTAAACATATCTGTTTTATTGGGTgttcaatattattaattacttcCATTTTTTATCTCTAACTTGTTGATTAATTCGTTCTTTCTCTCTTAAAATTGctttaattaatcaataaatgatgaaaaaaaaactagttaGACCCACGACTTTAGGAAATcgtcaagaaaaaaaatgaattaacaaACAAGAAGATATACAAGTGACAATCACCCTAACAGAAAAATCAAACCtcaaaatatttgtacaaaatattaaaaaaaagttggatAATTATAAAacgaaaatttcaaaaaaatttcacaatatAGCTTAGAGTGTCCCCAGGAAATAAATTTCCCATCTATATCAATACCAAAAGTTTCCCTCAAATCATATTCTAATAAATGTCTCAACTAATAAATTTATGCAGCTCCTAGGAATAAATTTGCCCATTAATTACATCtataaaaataaccaaataCCTCTTTATCTCTTCAATCAAATTTCAAACACAGTTTCTTGAACTAAAAACAGTACAATCATGTTTTTGTATGTTGTAGTGTCTGTATCCATTGTTCTCTCCTTCACGTTCTTCCACATTAGTTGGAGACATAAGAGAGATGAACCCCTTCCAAATTGGCCGATCATTGGTATGTTACTAGGTGTTCTACAAAATTTATCCAACATTCACGATTATACAATCTTAGTTTTGAAACATCATGGAGGTACTCTGATGTTCGAAGGACCTTGGTTCACAAACATGAACTGCATTCTCACTGCCGATCCCATGAACGTGCATCACATCACATGCAAGAACTTCAGCAACTATGGGAAGGGGTCCACTCTGCGTGaaatttttgattattttggaGAAGGGATTATTAACTCTGATAATCTCCATGCATGGAAACTAGAGAGGTCAATACTTCATTCACTGCTTCAAAGGGAAACCTTTAGCATCTTTCTTCGAGAAACCATTCAGAAGAAGCTAGAGAATGACCTAATTCCATTTCTTGATCATACATCCGAGGTTGCAAATGAGGTAGACCTACAATTTGCCCTTCGGAGGTTCACCTTTGACATTGTCTGCCATTGTTTTCTTGGTTGTGATCCTCAGACCCATCCGAACAAGATTTCTAAGCTTTCACATCCTGCTTATGCGAGAGCCACGGTTGTGATGGAGGAGGTATTGTTTCACAGGCACATTACACCGAGATGGTTGTGGAAGTTGCAGGAGTGGCTCCAGATTGGCCAAGAGAAGAAGTTCAAGGAAGCCAGAGAaatttttgataaattcttgTATGAATGCATTGCATCAAAGCGTGAAGAGAAAAATAGATGCAAAGGCATCAAAGAAGTGGAAGATACTGATCTTGACTTGCTGGGAGTGCTAATGGAGGAAGGAGCTCAAAAGGGGAGAATAATTGATGACAAGTATCTGAGAGACACTGCAGTTACCTTTTTTGCTGCTGGAAGTGGCACAATCAGTGCAAGTCTCAGTTGGTTCTTTTGGCTGGTTTCAACTCATCCACGTGTGGAAGCTAAAATTCTTGAAGAGATCAAAGAAAACTGCATAAACCAAGATGGAACTTGGATTGGTTCTGGTGTTGAAGAGTTTGGTAAGTTAGTTTATCTCCATGGAGCTATATGTGAAGCATTGAGGCTTTTTCCTACTGTGCCCTATGATCACAAGTGTGCAATCAAATCTGATACACTTCCTAGTGGACACCATGTTAGTCCAAATACCATGATATTATACTCTTTGTATGCAATGGGAAGAATGGAACAAATATGGGGACATGATTGCATGGAGTTTAAGCCTGAGAGATGGATTTCAGAGAGTGGAGAGATTATACAAATTCCATCTCATAAGT is a window of Vigna radiata var. radiata cultivar VC1973A unplaced genomic scaffold, Vradiata_ver6 scaffold_134, whole genome shotgun sequence DNA encoding:
- the LOC106753568 gene encoding alkane hydroxylase MAH1-like gives rise to the protein MNCILTADPMNVHHITCKNFSNYGKGSTLREIFDYFGEGIINSDNLHAWKLERSILHSLLQRETFSIFLRETIQKKLENDLIPFLDHTSEVANEVDLQFALRRFTFDIVCHCFLGCDPQTHPNKISKLSHPAYARATVVMEEVLFHRHITPRWLWKLQEWLQIGQEKKFKEAREIFDKFLYECIASKREEKNRCKGIKEVEDTDLDLLGVLMEEGAQKGRIIDDKYLRDTAVTFFAAGSGTISASLSWFFWLVSTHPRVEAKILEEIKENCINQDGTWIGSGVEEFGKLVYLHGAICEALRLFPTVPYDHKCAIKSDTLPSGHHVSPNTMILYSLYAMGRMEQIWGHDCMEFKPERWISESGEIIPIPSHKFIAFNAGPRSCLGKDITFTEMKMVAVAILWRFQMKVVDGHPITPRFSMVLTIEQGLKVKVTKRCT